One genomic window of Buchnera aphidicola (Drepanosiphum platanoidis) includes the following:
- a CDS encoding exoribonuclease II: MFFKNKILMKLKRKFQKKNQLIKGIVKKNYQGFGFLETIKSKKHYFISKKYMKKVLHGDKIYAKIIIKNNKKIAIPKKLINSFLKKFVGYIKKINNIFYIVPKNFFFNEFIEIFEKDIKFFFLKSGDWFIAKLEKHKLNKENIFQAKLIKLISKKKNIFIPWLVILNKYNLDSSEPIISKKKFVIKYKNIRSDLTKVPFITIDNKSTKDIDDAIFIKKLSKKRILLKIAIADPTSFINKKDKIDKIALQRSFTHYLPGFNVPMLPRFLSENLCSLKPFKKRPVLVCKMIILKNGSIKKNSTFFLAWIKSHAKLSYENVSNWLENKGSWNPNSKIIENQLILLNNFFHLRYSWRKEHTLIFPENKDYKFKISDSGEILNVYQESRRIAHKIVEESMIAANISAAKIFSKKKNFGIYNTHSGFDINNAKKVSHFLLQENINISYKQIITLRGYQRLYNYLISIKNYNLIKKIQKFQSLGELSYSPKPHYALGLKVYATWTSPIRKYTDIINHRFLKSIILKKNYVENKYKKLSKINEKKRKHKLAFKEVENWLYAIFLKDKKNFKKFFLIEIIDIYKLGIKGKIIENGAIVFIPKIYMRKKKYILKTKYKYDLKKKIVFKNNKIVFKIFDIIKVCILHIESNTHRIIAKIID; this comes from the coding sequence ATGTTTTTTAAAAATAAAATTCTTATGAAGTTAAAAAGAAAGTTTCAAAAAAAAAATCAATTGATTAAAGGGATAGTTAAAAAAAATTATCAAGGTTTTGGATTTTTAGAAACAATAAAATCTAAAAAGCATTATTTTATTTCCAAAAAATATATGAAAAAAGTATTACATGGAGATAAAATTTATGCAAAGATTATTATAAAAAATAATAAAAAAATAGCTATACCTAAAAAATTAATTAATTCTTTTTTAAAAAAATTTGTAGGATATATAAAAAAAATTAATAATATATTTTATATTGTTCCAAAAAATTTTTTTTTTAATGAATTTATTGAAATATTTGAAAAAGATATCAAATTTTTTTTTTTAAAATCAGGAGATTGGTTTATTGCAAAATTAGAAAAACATAAATTAAATAAAGAAAATATATTTCAAGCTAAACTTATCAAATTAATTTCTAAAAAAAAAAATATTTTTATTCCTTGGTTAGTAATTTTGAATAAATATAATTTAGATAGTTCAGAGCCTATAATTTCTAAAAAAAAATTTGTTATAAAATATAAAAACATTCGATCTGATTTAACTAAAGTTCCTTTTATTACAATTGATAATAAAAGTACAAAAGATATTGATGATGCTATTTTTATTAAAAAATTAAGTAAAAAAAGAATTTTATTAAAAATAGCAATTGCAGATCCTACTTCTTTTATTAATAAAAAAGATAAAATTGATAAAATTGCCTTACAAAGATCTTTTACTCATTATCTTCCTGGATTTAATGTTCCTATGTTGCCAAGATTTTTATCAGAGAATTTATGTTCATTAAAACCTTTTAAAAAAAGACCAGTATTAGTGTGTAAAATGATTATCTTAAAAAATGGTTCAATTAAAAAAAATTCTACTTTTTTTTTAGCTTGGATTAAATCTCATGCAAAATTATCATATGAAAATGTTTCTAATTGGTTAGAAAATAAAGGATCTTGGAATCCAAATAGTAAAATTATAGAAAATCAATTAATTTTATTAAATAATTTTTTTCACTTAAGATATTCTTGGAGAAAAGAACATACCTTAATTTTTCCAGAAAATAAAGATTATAAATTTAAAATATCAGACTCTGGAGAGATTTTAAATGTATATCAAGAAAGCAGAAGAATTGCTCATAAAATTGTTGAAGAATCTATGATTGCAGCTAATATAAGTGCGGCTAAAATTTTTTCAAAAAAAAAAAATTTTGGTATATATAATACACATTCTGGTTTTGATATAAATAATGCAAAAAAAGTTTCACATTTTTTATTACAAGAAAATATTAATATTTCTTATAAACAGATAATTACTTTACGTGGTTATCAACGTTTATATAATTATTTAATATCAATAAAAAATTATAATTTAATTAAAAAAATTCAAAAATTTCAATCTTTAGGAGAACTCAGTTATTCCCCAAAACCACATTATGCTTTAGGTTTAAAAGTTTACGCAACTTGGACTTCTCCTATAAGAAAATATACAGATATCATTAATCATAGATTTTTAAAATCTATAATATTAAAAAAAAATTATGTAGAAAATAAATATAAAAAATTGTCTAAAATTAATGAAAAAAAAAGAAAGCATAAATTAGCTTTTAAAGAAGTAGAAAATTGGTTATATGCTATCTTTTTAAAAGATAAAAAAAATTTTAAAAAATTTTTTTTAATAGAAATAATTGATATTTATAAATTAGGCATAAAAGGAAAAATTATTGAAAATGGAGCTATAGTATTTATTCCAAAGATTTATATGAGAAAAAAAAAATATATATTAAAAACAAAATATAAATATGATTTAAAAAAAAAGATTGTTTTTAAAAATAATAAGATTGTATTTAAAATTTTTGATATTATAAAAGTTTGCATTCTTCATATTGAATCAAATACTCATAGAATAATTGCTAAAATAATTGATTAA
- a CDS encoding YchE family NAAT transporter has product MTSIFLLYYIKFFFNLFVLINPIGLIPVFISMTKSLSKKKINKINFVSNFTASLILCTSLILGNFILNLFSISIQSFKISGGILISSFALNMINNCKKKKKKTKILNKDVGIIPLAIPLIAGPGAISSTILWSSQCDNFMNLFFSIIVIFSFALFCWILFRLSPFFINFLGKTGMGIISKIMGLLLMSLGMEFIVSGIKSVFIY; this is encoded by the coding sequence ATGACAAGTATTTTTTTATTGTATTACATTAAATTTTTTTTTAATTTGTTTGTTTTGATTAATCCTATAGGATTAATACCAGTTTTTATTAGTATGACAAAAAGTTTATCGAAAAAAAAAATAAATAAAATAAATTTTGTTTCAAACTTTACTGCTTCTTTAATTTTATGTACTTCTTTAATTTTAGGAAATTTTATTTTAAATTTATTTTCAATTTCAATTCAATCTTTTAAAATATCAGGTGGAATATTAATTTCTAGTTTTGCATTGAATATGATTAATAATTGTAAAAAAAAAAAAAAAAAAACAAAAATATTAAATAAAGATGTTGGAATTATTCCCTTAGCTATTCCTTTAATTGCTGGTCCTGGAGCAATTAGTTCTACTATATTATGGAGTTCTCAATGTGATAATTTTATGAATTTATTTTTTTCTATTATTGTAATTTTTTCTTTTGCTTTATTTTGTTGGATATTATTTAGATTATCTCCTTTTTTTATTAATTTTTTAGGAAAAACAGGTATGGGAATTATTTCAAAAATTATGGGTTTATTATTAATGTCTTTAGGTATGGAATTTATTGTTTCTGGAATAAAATCTGTATTTATATATTAA
- the lipB gene encoding lipoyl(octanoyl) transferase LipB → MKKKIIVRNYSLIQWNKTFNLMHNFINKKCKNDLDEIWFVEHYPIYTQGLKNSINKKIHKNIKNISVVSSDRGGDITFHGPGQQTIYFLINLIKNKITVKKFLKKIIQSTINSIAHFSIKSYYLKKYPGIYIKNKKVCSMGFKIKKGHSLHGISINIFTDLKYFKYIKPCGNKFLIMENLSNIVPNITLNYFKRVFLLNFLKIFNYKIFNYIK, encoded by the coding sequence ATGAAAAAAAAAATAATTGTTAGAAATTATAGTCTCATACAATGGAATAAGACTTTTAATTTAATGCATAATTTTATTAATAAAAAATGTAAAAATGATTTAGATGAAATTTGGTTTGTAGAACATTATCCAATTTATACACAAGGTTTAAAAAATTCAATTAATAAAAAAATACATAAAAATATTAAAAATATTTCTGTTGTTTCTTCAGATAGAGGAGGAGACATTACATTTCATGGCCCGGGTCAACAAACTATTTATTTTTTAATTAATTTAATAAAAAATAAAATTACAGTGAAAAAGTTTTTGAAAAAAATTATACAATCTACTATAAATAGTATAGCTCATTTTTCCATAAAATCTTATTATTTAAAAAAATATCCAGGGATTTATATAAAAAATAAAAAAGTTTGTTCTATGGGTTTCAAAATTAAAAAAGGTCATTCTTTGCATGGTATTTCTATTAATATTTTTACTGATTTAAAATATTTTAAATATATAAAACCTTGTGGAAATAAATTTTTAATTATGGAAAATTTATCTAATATTGTTCCAAATATTACATTAAATTATTTTAAAAGAGTTTTTTTATTAAATTTTTTAAAAATTTTTAATTATAAAATTTTTAATTATATAAAATAA
- the lipA gene encoding lipoyl synthase, with amino-acid sequence MSKKKFFLKKPKWIRIKLPENFNKIQKIKNKLRKNNLHTVCESAQCPNLSECFSNGTVTFMILGNICTRKCNFCAVLHGRPHSSIVDSEEPKKILKIVNLMKINHVVITSVNRDDLKDGGAQHFANCIKIIKKKNPNIKVEILVPDFKKKHNLVLKILKKNPPDIFNHNIENVPRLYKKVRPGSNYKNSLNLLYKFKVQNPNIPTKSGLMLGLGETLKEVIQVLKDLKNHGVSMITIGQYLQPSKKHFPVQKYASLKEFSELEKISFDIGFKNVFCGPLVRSSYHADIQ; translated from the coding sequence ATGTCAAAAAAAAAATTTTTTTTAAAAAAACCAAAATGGATTAGAATCAAACTTCCTGAAAATTTTAATAAAATTCAAAAAATTAAAAATAAATTAAGAAAAAATAATTTACATACTGTATGTGAATCCGCTCAATGTCCAAATTTATCAGAATGTTTTTCTAATGGCACAGTAACTTTTATGATTTTAGGAAATATATGCACTAGAAAATGTAATTTTTGCGCAGTTCTTCATGGAAGACCACATTCTTCTATTGTAGACTCTGAAGAACCAAAAAAAATTTTAAAAATAGTAAATTTAATGAAAATTAATCATGTAGTGATTACTTCAGTAAATAGAGATGATTTAAAAGATGGAGGAGCACAACATTTTGCCAATTGTATTAAAATTATAAAAAAAAAAAATCCAAATATTAAAGTAGAAATTTTAGTTCCTGATTTTAAAAAAAAACATAATTTAGTTTTAAAAATTTTAAAAAAAAACCCTCCAGATATATTTAATCATAATATAGAAAATGTTCCTAGATTATATAAAAAAGTTAGACCAGGATCTAATTATAAAAATTCTTTAAATTTATTATATAAATTTAAAGTTCAAAATCCTAACATTCCAACAAAATCTGGTTTAATGTTGGGATTAGGAGAAACTTTAAAAGAAGTAATACAAGTTTTAAAAGATCTTAAAAATCATGGTGTTTCTATGATTACAATAGGTCAATATTTACAACCTAGTAAAAAACATTTTCCTGTTCAAAAATATGCATCTTTAAAAGAATTTTCAGAATTAGAAAAAATATCTTTTGATATAGGCTTTAAAAATGTTTTTTGTGGCCCTTTAGTAAGATCTTCTTATCATGCTGATATTCAATAA
- the pyrF gene encoding orotidine-5'-phosphate decarboxylase, producing the protein MKFLKKKNQKKKIIIALDFSNEKKAINFINYLNPSKYILKVGQEIFSLYGVNFLKKIIKMNFKVFLDLKFHDIPTTVFKAIKSFQNIKNLWMISVHASGGIEMLKYAKKAISYFNHKPPLLVSATILSSLSNVNLKNMGFFLSVPEYIIKLSKISKEAGLDGVVCPGQYSNLVKLNVCKNLKIISPGIRLNKSSKNDQKNFILLKDIYKYSIDYIVLGRVINSLKNPIHSLRNIEKFIF; encoded by the coding sequence ATGAAATTTTTAAAAAAAAAAAATCAAAAAAAAAAAATAATTATTGCTTTAGATTTTTCTAATGAAAAAAAAGCAATAAATTTTATTAATTATTTAAATCCTTCTAAATACATATTAAAAGTAGGTCAAGAAATTTTTTCATTATATGGAGTAAATTTTTTAAAAAAAATTATTAAAATGAACTTTAAAGTTTTTTTAGACTTAAAATTTCATGATATTCCTACTACTGTTTTTAAAGCAATTAAATCATTTCAAAATATAAAAAATTTATGGATGATTAGTGTTCATGCTAGCGGAGGAATAGAAATGCTAAAATATGCTAAAAAAGCAATTTCTTATTTTAATCATAAACCTCCACTATTAGTGTCAGCAACTATTTTAAGTAGTTTATCTAATGTTAATTTAAAAAATATGGGTTTTTTTTTATCAGTTCCAGAATATATAATAAAGCTTTCTAAAATTTCTAAAGAAGCGGGATTAGATGGTGTAGTTTGTCCAGGTCAATATTCTAATTTAGTAAAATTAAACGTATGCAAAAATTTAAAAATTATTTCTCCAGGAATTCGTTTAAATAAATCTTCTAAAAATGATCAAAAAAATTTTATTCTTTTGAAGGATATTTATAAATATTCAATTGATTATATTGTGTTAGGTAGAGTTATAAACTCTTTAAAAAATCCTATTCATTCTTTGAGAAATATTGAAAAATTTATTTTTTAA
- the sppA gene encoding signal peptide peptidase SppA yields MRLLLKIISRVCIYFYKGFFLFKSLVFNFLFIITCIICCNLFLISKKPKHHSIPFHKNSILDINFSGALNSSITFNNQFKKLKTINNILSQEDHNNSIFIITRKIYQAILDKNIKAIILHLSNFQGSNQPNLEYIGKYLQRFKNVGKKIYAISKSYTQSQYYLASFADKIYLYSHGSVDLYGLSSTQLYFKDFLENLDVKVYVFRCGKYKSAVEPYLRNEISPDVKKREQKWLNDLWFNYLKQVSKNRHVSIKSINPRAKEKIKELKRINGNQSKYALNHHLVDVVASKENVLQDLKISLDNVFGINNYYIKSFKKYVLEDKYIHFDHSKNKIAIITNNGTISNSEDPLNSINSYDTVIKIKRAKNNPDVKALILYTNSPGGSLNDSTKIQEALESFKKSGRYVVTVMGGVAASGGYWISAPSNYIIANKNTITGSIGIFSVISSTENLLNSLGIYYDQVKTNDIDYSLFKKNLTPEIQELLQISVNNGYSRFLNLVAHYRKQTTKQINKIASGQVWTGEEAKKNGLIDKIGDFDDAVKKAAELSHFKNYNLVWITNQDESLKAQLIGSISKTLEDVLEENIINVYCPNYIKNFLKILSKSNYSSLITNDPKDLYILFLK; encoded by the coding sequence ATGAGGCTTTTATTAAAAATTATAAGTAGAGTTTGTATATATTTTTATAAAGGATTTTTTTTGTTTAAAAGTTTAGTTTTTAATTTTTTATTTATAATCACATGTATTATATGTTGTAATTTATTTTTAATAAGTAAAAAACCTAAACATCATTCTATACCATTTCATAAAAATTCTATTTTAGATATAAATTTTTCTGGAGCTTTAAATTCATCAATTACTTTTAATAATCAATTTAAAAAATTAAAAACTATAAATAATATTTTATCACAAGAAGATCATAATAATTCCATATTTATTATAACTAGAAAAATTTATCAAGCAATTTTAGATAAAAATATTAAAGCAATAATCTTACATCTAAGTAATTTCCAAGGAAGTAACCAACCTAATTTAGAATATATTGGAAAATATCTTCAAAGATTTAAAAATGTTGGAAAAAAAATTTACGCAATAAGCAAATCTTATACTCAAAGTCAATATTATTTAGCAAGTTTTGCGGATAAAATTTATTTATATTCTCATGGATCTGTAGATTTATATGGTTTATCTAGCACACAATTATATTTTAAAGATTTTTTAGAAAATTTAGATGTTAAAGTATATGTTTTTAGATGCGGAAAATATAAATCTGCAGTAGAGCCATATTTAAGAAATGAAATATCACCAGATGTTAAAAAAAGAGAACAAAAATGGTTAAATGATTTATGGTTTAATTATTTAAAACAAGTTTCTAAAAATAGACATGTTTCAATAAAAAGTATTAATCCTAGAGCAAAAGAAAAAATTAAAGAATTAAAAAGAATAAATGGTAATCAAAGTAAATATGCCTTAAACCATCATTTAGTTGATGTAGTTGCTTCTAAAGAAAATGTTTTACAAGATCTAAAAATCAGTTTAGATAATGTGTTTGGAATAAATAATTATTATATTAAAAGTTTTAAAAAATATGTATTAGAAGATAAATATATACATTTTGACCATTCAAAAAACAAAATTGCTATTATTACGAATAATGGAACTATTTCAAATTCTGAAGATCCGTTAAATTCAATTAATTCATATGATACTGTTATAAAAATTAAAAGAGCCAAAAATAATCCTGATGTTAAAGCTTTAATTTTATATACTAATAGTCCAGGTGGATCTTTAAACGATTCTACAAAAATTCAAGAAGCATTAGAATCTTTTAAAAAATCTGGAAGATATGTTGTTACTGTTATGGGAGGAGTAGCAGCTTCAGGAGGATATTGGATATCGGCCCCTAGTAATTATATTATTGCAAATAAAAATACTATAACAGGATCTATAGGTATTTTTAGTGTTATTAGTAGTACAGAAAATCTTTTAAATTCATTAGGAATTTATTATGACCAAGTAAAAACTAATGATATAGATTATTCATTATTTAAAAAAAACTTAACGCCTGAAATACAAGAATTATTACAAATATCTGTAAACAATGGATATTCAAGATTTTTAAATTTAGTAGCTCACTATAGAAAACAAACAACAAAACAAATAAATAAAATTGCTAGTGGACAAGTATGGACTGGAGAAGAAGCAAAAAAAAATGGATTAATAGATAAAATAGGAGATTTTGATGATGCTGTCAAAAAAGCTGCAGAATTATCTCATTTTAAAAATTATAATTTAGTATGGATTACTAATCAAGATGAAAGTTTAAAAGCACAATTAATTGGTTCTATTTCTAAAACATTAGAAGATGTTTTAGAAGAAAATATTATTAATGTTTATTGTCCAAATTATATAAAAAATTTTTTAAAAATTTTATCTAAAAGTAATTACAGTTCATTAATTACCAATGATCCAAAAGATTTATACATTCTTTTTTTAAAATAA
- a CDS encoding hotdog domain-containing protein — MPNNINVNGHIFGGWILSQMDIGGAILAKEITQSKVVTVHIEKVSFLKFIYSGDIIKCYAKCLKTGNSSLKISIKIWSKKINDNKNKKYLAAKGVFIYVAIDDLGNPNPVFLKKNKI; from the coding sequence ATGCCAAATAATATTAATGTAAATGGGCATATTTTTGGAGGATGGATTTTGTCACAAATGGATATAGGAGGGGCAATTTTAGCAAAAGAAATTACACAAAGTAAAGTTGTAACAGTACATATTGAGAAAGTTTCTTTTTTAAAATTTATTTATTCTGGAGATATTATAAAATGTTATGCTAAATGTTTAAAAACTGGAAATAGCTCTCTTAAAATTAGCATTAAAATATGGTCTAAAAAAATTAATGATAATAAAAATAAAAAATATTTGGCTGCAAAAGGTGTTTTTATCTATGTAGCAATTGATGATTTAGGTAATCCTAATCCAGTATTTTTAAAAAAAAATAAAATTTAA
- the trpA gene encoding tryptophan synthase subunit alpha, producing MNRYKKMFLKLSKKKEKCFIPFIILGDPNLKISILIIKTLIKNGADALEIGFPFSDPLSDGIIIQKSHKRALRNKISIKKLFLSIKKIRLKYSKIPIGVLIYSNLIFNYGIKKFYSKCSQSGIDSTLIPDVPLVESYEFEKYALKKKICSIFICPPNASKNLIKKICLKNQGYIYLTSQAGVTGIKKKLSFTKNKNIKNLINHSHHPVVQGFGIATKKHIRKILKTKISGVICGSVIIKKILKYKKNTKKMLIKIKKLILKLKSSTILNNKKKKRI from the coding sequence ATGAATCGTTATAAAAAAATGTTTTTAAAGTTATCAAAAAAAAAAGAAAAATGTTTCATTCCTTTTATAATTTTAGGAGATCCTAATTTAAAAATTTCTATATTAATAATTAAAACTTTAATAAAAAATGGAGCTGATGCTTTAGAAATTGGATTTCCTTTTTCAGATCCATTATCTGATGGAATTATTATACAAAAATCTCATAAAAGAGCATTACGTAATAAAATTTCTATAAAAAAACTTTTTTTAAGTATAAAAAAAATTAGACTTAAATATTCAAAAATTCCTATTGGAGTGTTAATATATTCTAATTTAATTTTTAATTATGGAATTAAAAAATTTTATTCAAAATGTTCACAATCTGGAATAGATTCCACATTAATTCCAGATGTACCATTAGTAGAGTCTTATGAGTTTGAAAAATATGCTCTAAAAAAAAAAATTTGTTCTATTTTTATTTGTCCTCCAAATGCCTCAAAAAATTTAATTAAAAAAATTTGTCTTAAAAATCAAGGATATATTTATTTAACTTCTCAAGCAGGAGTAACTGGAATAAAAAAAAAATTATCTTTCACAAAAAATAAAAACATTAAAAATTTAATTAATCATTCACATCATCCTGTAGTTCAAGGATTTGGTATTGCAACAAAAAAACATATAAGAAAAATTTTAAAAACTAAAATATCTGGAGTAATATGTGGATCAGTTATTATAAAAAAAATTTTAAAATATAAAAAAAATACAAAAAAAATGTTAATAAAAATAAAAAAATTAATTTTAAAATTAAAATCTTCAACTATTTTAAATAATAAAAAAAAAAAAAGAATATAA
- the trpB gene encoding tryptophan synthase subunit beta — translation MKKKIKKCKISYFGNFGGRYVPEILIPPLKNLEKNFNYYKNKKNFKKKFLNLLQNFAGRPTPLTLCRNLTLGTNTKIYLKREDLLHGGAHKTNQVLGQALLAIKMKKKEIIAETGAGQHGVAASLASALLNLNCRIYMGKKDIKRQILNVHRMKLMGAKIIPVNTGSKTLKDACNEAMRDWSETYETSHYMLGTAAGPHPYPTMVKEFQKIIGEETLSQILKLENCLPDKIIACIGGGSNAIGIFEPFIKKKNVKLIGVEAGGKGIFTKEHSASINCGKIGIYFGMKSLILQNKYGNIKNSSSISAGLDFPSVGPEHAWLNQIKRVKYVTMSDLKAVQAYKELSLKEGIIPALESAHAIAYALDLIKKNKNKKQIFIINLSGRGDKDLNTVIKFLKKRENNESL, via the coding sequence ATGAAAAAAAAAATAAAAAAATGTAAAATTTCTTATTTTGGAAATTTTGGAGGAAGATATGTCCCAGAAATTTTAATTCCTCCCTTAAAAAATTTAGAAAAAAATTTTAATTATTATAAAAATAAAAAAAATTTTAAAAAAAAATTTTTAAATTTATTACAAAATTTTGCTGGAAGACCTACTCCATTAACTTTATGTAGAAATTTAACTTTAGGAACTAATACCAAAATATATTTAAAAAGAGAAGATTTATTACATGGAGGGGCTCATAAAACTAATCAAGTTTTAGGTCAAGCTCTTTTAGCCATAAAAATGAAAAAAAAAGAGATTATTGCAGAAACTGGAGCTGGACAACATGGAGTTGCCGCATCTTTAGCATCTGCATTACTAAACTTAAATTGTAGAATTTATATGGGTAAAAAAGATATAAAAAGGCAAATTTTAAATGTTCATAGAATGAAATTAATGGGAGCTAAAATTATACCAGTAAATACAGGATCTAAAACTTTAAAAGATGCTTGTAACGAAGCAATGAGAGATTGGTCGGAAACTTATGAAACTTCACATTATATGTTAGGAACTGCAGCAGGACCACATCCTTATCCTACTATGGTAAAAGAATTTCAAAAAATTATAGGAGAAGAAACTTTAAGCCAAATATTAAAACTAGAAAATTGTCTTCCTGATAAAATCATAGCATGTATTGGAGGGGGTTCTAATGCTATAGGAATATTTGAACCTTTTATTAAAAAAAAAAATGTAAAATTAATCGGAGTAGAAGCCGGAGGTAAAGGAATTTTCACTAAAGAACATAGTGCTTCTATTAATTGCGGGAAAATAGGAATATATTTCGGGATGAAATCATTAATTCTTCAAAATAAATATGGAAATATTAAGAATTCTTCTTCTATTTCAGCCGGATTAGATTTTCCATCAGTTGGTCCAGAACATGCTTGGTTAAATCAAATAAAAAGAGTAAAATATGTAACAATGTCTGATTTAAAAGCTGTTCAAGCATATAAAGAGCTTTCTCTAAAAGAAGGTATTATTCCTGCTTTAGAATCTGCCCATGCTATAGCATATGCTCTTGATCTTATAAAAAAAAATAAAAATAAAAAACAAATATTTATAATCAATCTTTCAGGAAGAGGAGATAAAGATCTTAACACAGTAATAAAATTTTTAAAAAAAAGAGAAAATAATGAATCGTTATAA
- the trpCF gene encoding bifunctional indole-3-glycerol-phosphate synthase TrpC/phosphoribosylanthranilate isomerase TrpF — MKQNILKKIIKEKIKWISYRKKIQPLKKIASIINIKTRDLYKSITKKKPSFILECKKSSPSFGIIKKKFNILKIAQIYKKYASAISVVTEEKYFNGNIENIPKIKKIVHQPILCKDFIIDPYQIYLAKYYQADAILLMLSILNDNQYYELSKLAKYLNLQILTEVHNLNELERLKKFSPKIIGINNRNLKNLKINIKNTIKLAPLIKKKTCIISESGITTNFEVKKLNNFVNGFLIGTQLMKKKNLDLEIRKIIYGKNKICGLTRHKDAYNSSFYGSVYGGLIFCKNSLRKINIKKAKTIIKNINLKFVGVFQNKNLKSVTNIVNKLKLNIVQLHGNENKEYISSLKNNISKKIKIWKSITLQQFLSNFYKIKYINYYLLDNNLPGSGIQLNWKPLKHKNLNKIILAGGLNQKNIKLAMKLNSLGLDINSGVEKYIGIKSRKKIKLIFKNLRYY, encoded by the coding sequence ATGAAACAAAATATTTTAAAAAAAATTATTAAAGAAAAAATAAAATGGATTTCTTATAGAAAAAAAATACAACCTTTAAAAAAAATAGCATCGATAATTAATATTAAAACAAGAGATTTATATAAATCAATTACTAAAAAAAAACCATCATTTATATTAGAATGTAAAAAATCTTCACCTTCATTCGGAATTATTAAAAAAAAATTTAATATTTTAAAAATTGCACAAATATATAAAAAGTATGCTTCAGCAATTTCTGTAGTTACAGAAGAAAAATATTTCAATGGAAATATAGAAAATATACCAAAAATAAAAAAAATTGTTCATCAACCAATTTTATGTAAAGATTTTATTATTGATCCTTATCAAATTTATTTAGCAAAATACTATCAAGCAGATGCTATATTATTAATGTTATCAATTTTAAATGATAATCAATATTATGAATTATCTAAACTCGCTAAATATCTCAATTTGCAAATATTAACAGAAGTTCATAATTTAAATGAATTAGAAAGATTAAAAAAATTTTCTCCTAAAATTATAGGAATAAATAATAGAAATTTAAAAAATTTAAAAATAAATATTAAAAATACTATAAAATTAGCTCCTTTAATAAAAAAAAAAACATGTATTATTAGTGAATCTGGTATTACTACAAATTTTGAAGTAAAAAAATTAAATAATTTCGTCAATGGATTTTTAATTGGAACCCAATTGATGAAAAAAAAAAATTTAGATCTTGAAATTAGAAAAATTATATATGGAAAAAATAAGATTTGTGGATTGACTAGACATAAAGATGCTTATAATTCTTCTTTTTATGGTTCTGTATATGGAGGTTTAATTTTTTGTAAAAATTCTTTAAGAAAAATCAATATTAAAAAAGCAAAAACAATTATAAAAAATATAAATTTAAAATTTGTTGGAGTTTTTCAAAATAAAAATTTAAAATCTGTAACAAATATTGTTAATAAACTTAAATTAAACATAGTTCAACTACATGGAAATGAAAATAAAGAATACATTTCATCATTAAAAAACAATATTTCTAAAAAAATTAAAATTTGGAAATCAATAACATTGCAACAATTTTTATCTAATTTTTATAAAATAAAATATATAAATTATTATTTATTAGATAATAACCTACCAGGCTCTGGAATACAATTAAATTGGAAACCTCTTAAACATAAAAATTTAAATAAAATTATTTTAGCTGGAGGTTTAAATCAAAAAAATATAAAATTAGCAATGAAGTTAAATAGTTTAGGTTTAGATATTAATTCAGGAGTAGAAAAATATATAGGTATAAAAAGTAGAAAAAAAATAAAATTAATTTTTAAAAATTTGCGATATTATTAA